One genomic window of Candidatus Pseudobacter hemicellulosilyticus includes the following:
- a CDS encoding TonB-dependent receptor, whose product MRVGTLTSAILLTASLQLLLAADGKGQRIDQVDIRVTLKKESLVQAFRKIEARSPFHFMYRMEEVQHVRNLSLKDSQLSVEALLQQLLRGTSLSYKQVNNQILIMAGDGRTAPRGDKQPPDHLPQELPPGTLRPSLPGRADPLSSFTITADTTIIITGLVRDRAGTPLDNVSVMLAGSQRGTVTNSKGEFSIRAAENDSLVFSSVGFLPMKRAVGNTRIFDITLVPQDATMSDVVIVGFGTQKKESVIGAITTISPEKLQSNQTRSLTNALAGQIAGVIGVKRSGEPGYDASDIWIRGINTFGVNSVPLVMVDGVERSLDNISPDEIASFSVLKDATATAIYGVRGANGAIIIKTKRGSVGKPRISLNADYGVSTPIRLPDYIDGARQMEIINEARKLSGGNDFYSQGRIDSTRLRLDPDLYPNVDWIDQVTDDYATNSRINLDINGGTDRLRYRFMVGMFDEKGIIATNPNAPFDSQLKLKRYNVRSNIDMDLTSSTLFSVSIGGYIINRNAPGTSAPTILDWSMQTPPIVHPAVYSTGEFPKNVNRANPWVQATETGYQKNYQNSIQSILSVEQNIGKLWKPMQGLTAKFLFSFDAYNWHNIQRTRDPNFYMASGRDAEGNLLLNLVSKGQEFLNFSKSSGGNRNMYMEIPVSYNRTFADHSVSGLILYNRKDFVNVDATNAIQSFPYRNEGLAGRFTYDFDKRYFGEFNFGYNGSENLQKGNRYGFFPSFALGWMVSNEAFMQSVTFIDRLKIRGSWGKVGNEKISNDRRFGYVTTINSTGGYRWGWNNQLVYDGVQEGDFGVPNLTWETAAKTDIGIDLSLFNALSIQVDFFQEKRSNIFMLRKTIPELAGYVNTPYANFGKVENKGFDASIEYNKRFSGGVTLSLLANITHASNKIIEYDEPAGLIGTNRSRTGYSINQNFGLIADGLYTDKDFSNPNTGVLRPGIPQPLFGKVMPGDIKYFDVNGDGKVGADDEVPIGNPSIPETVYGFGISVKYRQFDAGFLCQGITNVDFIISGNEMIPGSGDGSIGNILSNVDDRWTPENPRQDAFYPRLSRSKSENNNQASTWWLKNGSFLRLKYVEVGYTLVKEKKPGNVVSNARLFLRGSDLLTISSFKLWDPELAGTGYRSYPSSKIVSLGFSVNF is encoded by the coding sequence AGCCAGCTAAGCGTGGAAGCGCTCCTGCAGCAGCTGCTCCGGGGCACCTCCCTTTCTTATAAGCAGGTGAATAACCAGATACTGATCATGGCAGGGGATGGCAGGACAGCCCCCCGAGGCGATAAACAGCCACCCGACCACCTGCCGCAGGAACTACCGCCAGGAACGCTCAGGCCCAGCCTGCCCGGCAGGGCTGACCCGCTCAGCAGCTTCACTATCACCGCTGATACTACCATTATCATTACCGGCCTGGTGCGCGACAGGGCGGGCACGCCCCTGGATAATGTATCCGTTATGCTGGCAGGCTCCCAGCGAGGCACCGTTACCAACAGCAAAGGAGAATTCAGCATCCGCGCAGCAGAGAACGACAGCCTGGTCTTTTCCTCTGTTGGTTTCCTGCCCATGAAAAGAGCAGTAGGAAATACCCGGATCTTTGATATCACCCTCGTCCCGCAGGATGCCACTATGAGTGATGTGGTGATTGTAGGCTTCGGCACTCAGAAAAAAGAAAGCGTGATCGGCGCTATTACCACTATTTCACCCGAGAAGCTCCAGAGCAACCAGACACGCTCCCTCACCAATGCGCTGGCCGGGCAGATAGCTGGGGTGATCGGCGTAAAAAGAAGCGGCGAACCAGGCTACGATGCTTCCGATATCTGGATCAGGGGCATCAATACCTTCGGCGTCAACAGCGTACCGCTGGTGATGGTAGATGGTGTTGAACGCAGTCTCGATAATATCTCACCAGACGAGATCGCCAGCTTCTCTGTACTCAAAGATGCCACCGCCACAGCTATTTATGGCGTACGCGGGGCCAATGGCGCCATCATCATCAAAACAAAACGTGGTTCGGTGGGTAAGCCACGCATCAGCCTGAATGCCGACTATGGCGTTTCCACGCCCATCCGCCTGCCCGATTATATTGACGGCGCCAGGCAGATGGAGATCATCAACGAAGCCCGGAAACTATCGGGCGGTAATGACTTCTATAGCCAGGGCAGGATAGACAGTACCCGCCTCCGCCTGGACCCTGACCTGTACCCCAATGTGGACTGGATAGACCAGGTCACGGACGACTACGCCACCAACAGCCGCATCAATCTCGATATCAATGGCGGTACGGACAGGTTGCGCTACCGCTTCATGGTAGGCATGTTTGATGAAAAAGGGATCATTGCCACCAATCCCAATGCACCCTTTGATTCACAGCTGAAGCTGAAACGCTATAACGTAAGAAGCAATATAGATATGGACCTCACGTCTTCCACTTTGTTCAGCGTCAGCATCGGCGGTTATATCATCAACCGGAACGCACCGGGCACTTCCGCACCAACAATACTCGACTGGTCCATGCAGACCCCGCCTATTGTTCACCCAGCCGTATATTCCACCGGTGAATTTCCCAAGAACGTGAACAGGGCCAACCCCTGGGTCCAGGCCACGGAAACCGGCTACCAGAAAAATTACCAGAACAGCATACAAAGCATCCTCAGCGTAGAACAGAATATCGGTAAGCTCTGGAAACCCATGCAGGGACTGACCGCCAAATTCCTGTTCTCCTTTGATGCCTACAACTGGCATAATATCCAACGCACAAGAGACCCCAATTTCTACATGGCCAGCGGCAGAGACGCCGAAGGTAACCTGCTGCTGAACCTGGTATCCAAAGGACAGGAATTCCTGAATTTTTCCAAATCTTCCGGCGGAAACCGAAACATGTACATGGAGATACCTGTCAGCTATAACCGGACTTTTGCAGACCATAGTGTTTCCGGACTGATCCTGTACAACCGAAAGGACTTTGTAAATGTGGATGCTACCAATGCTATTCAGTCATTCCCCTATCGGAATGAAGGCCTGGCCGGCAGGTTCACCTATGATTTCGACAAACGCTATTTCGGTGAGTTCAACTTTGGTTATAACGGTTCTGAAAACCTGCAAAAAGGAAACCGCTACGGATTCTTCCCCTCCTTTGCCCTTGGCTGGATGGTCAGCAATGAAGCTTTCATGCAATCCGTGACCTTTATAGACCGCCTCAAAATAAGAGGATCATGGGGCAAAGTGGGCAACGAGAAGATCAGCAACGACCGCCGCTTCGGGTATGTGACCACTATCAATTCCACCGGCGGCTATCGCTGGGGATGGAATAACCAGCTGGTATATGACGGCGTTCAGGAAGGTGATTTCGGGGTACCCAACCTGACCTGGGAAACAGCAGCTAAAACAGATATCGGGATCGACCTGAGCCTGTTCAACGCCCTTTCCATCCAGGTAGACTTCTTCCAGGAAAAAAGGTCCAATATCTTCATGCTCCGCAAAACCATTCCAGAACTGGCCGGCTATGTGAATACCCCCTATGCCAACTTCGGTAAAGTGGAGAATAAAGGTTTTGATGCCAGCATCGAATACAATAAAAGATTTTCGGGCGGGGTAACGCTATCACTCCTGGCTAATATCACCCACGCCAGCAATAAGATCATTGAGTATGATGAGCCAGCAGGACTGATAGGCACCAACCGCAGCAGGACCGGCTACAGCATCAACCAGAACTTCGGACTGATTGCCGATGGACTATATACCGATAAAGATTTCTCCAACCCCAATACAGGCGTACTGAGGCCCGGTATCCCGCAGCCGCTCTTCGGCAAAGTGATGCCTGGCGATATCAAATATTTTGATGTGAACGGTGATGGTAAGGTAGGCGCAGATGATGAAGTGCCTATCGGCAATCCCAGCATTCCGGAAACTGTATACGGCTTTGGCATCTCCGTAAAATACAGGCAGTTTGATGCCGGTTTCCTTTGCCAGGGTATTACCAACGTGGACTTCATCATCTCCGGTAATGAAATGATCCCCGGCAGCGGCGATGGCTCCATTGGTAATATCCTCAGCAATGTGGACGACCGCTGGACACCGGAAAATCCCAGGCAGGATGCTTTCTATCCCAGGCTTTCCCGCTCCAAAAGTGAGAACAATAACCAGGCTTCCACCTGGTGGCTCAAGAACGGCTCCTTCCTCCGGTTGAAATATGTGGAAGTTGGGTATACCCTGGTGAAAGAAAAGAAGCCAGGGAACGTGGTCAGCAATGCCCGGCTGTTCCTGCGGGGCAGTGACCTGCTCACCATTTCCTCCTTCAAGCTCTGGGACCCTGAACTGGCTGGCACAGGATACAGGTCTTACCCTTCTTCCAAAATAGTTTCCCTCGGATTCAGTGTTAATTTTTAA
- a CDS encoding RagB/SusD family nutrient uptake outer membrane protein, with protein MKRAIILYTTLAILLSFSSCNKFLDQQPDDILTKEMVFNDEQRVQQWLAAIYKYIPDPYWDYGRALGFNPLADEVQIPLTWSSFGWWPANVQQGNWNPSMGTYDFWGNTYKAVRSAYIFLDNVKPLPAQTLSQQQVDMMKLEARFLIAYYYSQMLELYGPFPLVTRLIDADAAIEDLLLPRTPFDQIVDHLDKELLDLANQLPTYLASENTDFGRPTRGIALAVRARMLLVAASPLYNGNPMYQQLKNTDGTALFTASYDANKWKKAADATRLLLDLAETGVYDLYKEYRNGAIDPFLSFQNLFLTPGNSNKEIIFARADCNIGEYDKHSQPRGFGGNGGYGITQELVDAFYTRNGLPIADDPEYSEDGFSTTDGLYTNTSWKLGNQAATEGLVTPKGTFNMYVNREPRFYITVRYNGQWIPKEGRNTQFYNGGWDGLPSYDSPPCGYLVRKRVHPESIPRNSYTPYRPGILFRLGEFYLNYAEALNEYDPQHTDIEKYMNRIRERAGVPNLSSTLKGQQAAMREAIHAERRVELATEGKRYMDMRRWLIAQTVFTKPVTGMNTQAGSGDFFKRTSFMSRAFDSKMYLWPIYQQYIDRNPNLLQNPGW; from the coding sequence ATGAAAAGAGCTATCATACTATATACAACCCTCGCCATACTGCTTTCCTTCTCATCCTGTAATAAATTCCTGGATCAGCAGCCGGACGATATACTCACCAAGGAAATGGTGTTCAATGATGAACAGCGCGTGCAGCAATGGCTGGCCGCTATCTATAAATACATTCCCGATCCTTACTGGGACTACGGCCGCGCACTGGGCTTCAACCCGCTGGCGGATGAAGTGCAGATACCGCTCACCTGGTCCAGTTTCGGCTGGTGGCCCGCCAACGTTCAGCAGGGCAACTGGAACCCTTCTATGGGCACCTACGATTTCTGGGGCAATACCTATAAAGCCGTCAGATCAGCCTATATCTTCCTGGACAATGTGAAACCCCTGCCTGCCCAGACCCTTTCACAGCAACAGGTGGACATGATGAAACTGGAAGCAAGGTTCCTGATCGCTTATTATTATTCGCAGATGCTGGAGCTGTATGGGCCCTTCCCGCTGGTCACCAGGTTGATTGATGCCGATGCGGCCATTGAGGACCTGCTGCTGCCGAGAACCCCTTTTGATCAGATTGTTGATCACCTGGATAAGGAGCTGCTGGACCTGGCCAATCAGCTGCCCACTTACCTGGCTTCGGAGAATACTGACTTCGGCCGGCCTACCAGGGGGATCGCCCTGGCCGTCAGGGCCCGTATGCTGCTGGTTGCGGCCAGTCCACTGTACAATGGCAACCCTATGTACCAGCAGCTGAAAAACACAGATGGCACCGCTCTCTTTACAGCCAGCTATGATGCCAATAAATGGAAAAAAGCAGCCGATGCCACACGCCTCCTGCTGGACCTCGCCGAAACAGGTGTATATGACCTCTACAAAGAATACCGTAACGGCGCCATAGATCCCTTCCTGAGTTTCCAGAACCTGTTCCTCACACCAGGCAACAGCAACAAGGAGATCATCTTTGCCCGCGCCGACTGTAATATCGGTGAATACGATAAGCACTCCCAGCCCCGCGGCTTTGGTGGTAACGGCGGCTATGGTATCACCCAGGAGCTGGTAGATGCCTTCTACACCCGCAACGGCCTGCCCATTGCCGATGATCCGGAATACAGCGAAGACGGGTTCAGCACCACCGACGGACTGTATACCAATACTTCCTGGAAGCTGGGCAACCAGGCTGCCACAGAAGGACTGGTAACCCCCAAAGGCACTTTCAATATGTACGTGAACAGGGAACCCCGATTCTATATCACAGTCCGTTACAACGGCCAGTGGATCCCCAAGGAAGGCAGGAACACACAATTCTATAATGGCGGTTGGGATGGCCTTCCCAGCTATGACTCCCCGCCCTGTGGCTACCTGGTCAGGAAACGTGTGCACCCGGAAAGCATTCCCCGTAACAGTTATACCCCCTACCGCCCCGGCATCCTGTTTCGCCTCGGGGAGTTTTACCTCAACTATGCAGAAGCCCTGAATGAGTACGATCCCCAGCATACGGACATTGAAAAATATATGAACAGGATCCGCGAACGGGCAGGCGTACCCAACCTGAGCAGCACGCTGAAAGGCCAGCAGGCAGCCATGCGGGAAGCGATCCACGCTGAAAGAAGGGTGGAACTGGCTACAGAAGGCAAGCGCTATATGGATATGAGGAGATGGCTGATTGCCCAGACCGTATTCACCAAACCTGTCACAGGTATGAATACCCAGGCAGGGTCCGGCGATTTCTTCAAAAGGACCAGCTTCATGAGCCGCGCCTTCGACAGCAAAATGTACCTCTGGCCTATCTACCAGCAGTACATCGACAGAAACCCTAACCTGCTGCAAAATCCAGGATGGTAA
- a CDS encoding DUF4886 domain-containing protein: MNIRKLTIYLLLLVGAMACNKASLTHGFADKGSIRTNRNTATLSVGEKIHLTLSYNSRLTEKKTFTWSSDNAQIASVAVNEDQSGTITALAAGTTTIRVKGDNEDLVSECQIQVTSEKVIKVLAIGNSFSEDALENYLYNLAAAKGRKIIIGNMYIGGASLETHWSNASNNQAAYEYRKIGADGILRRETGKSIADAVVEENWDFISFQEVSQLSGIYDNFEKSLPLLLEYVKGQATNPDIRYLLHQTWAYAKTSSHEGFANYNRDQLIMYNAIVDAVWRAADLVDIDLVVPAGTAIQNGRTSVIGDNFCRDGYHLDLNIGRFTAACTWYEKLLGLNVLENTFKPATLSDYDAEIARHAAHAAILAPKQITVLEDYRNEAPNNHPMDHPLYLDFGLVLSGTPWNNITSAGSGRVTNLLDEAGVNTGINFELTDNFDSDNGSGVVNNTVGLPSAVSSDAFWGAATTNPTGGFTLSRLNRNLAYNFTFFGSRADVSDNRETFYTVKGASTQTVYLNCAGNSSKTVSVTGIQPDADGMILITVGAGPNNNNGSKYYYINSLVVSKAD; the protein is encoded by the coding sequence ATGAACATACGTAAATTAACAATATACCTCCTGCTCCTGGTAGGAGCCATGGCCTGTAACAAGGCAAGCCTGACACATGGCTTTGCCGATAAGGGCTCCATACGGACCAACAGGAATACCGCTACGCTGTCAGTGGGAGAAAAGATCCACCTGACCCTCTCCTATAACAGCCGGCTCACGGAAAAGAAAACATTTACCTGGAGCTCGGACAATGCGCAGATAGCCAGTGTGGCTGTCAATGAAGATCAGTCGGGCACTATTACCGCACTGGCTGCAGGCACCACCACTATCCGCGTAAAAGGGGATAATGAGGACCTGGTATCCGAATGCCAGATCCAGGTGACCAGTGAGAAAGTGATCAAGGTCCTGGCCATCGGCAACAGCTTTTCGGAAGATGCGCTGGAAAATTACCTGTACAACCTGGCCGCTGCCAAAGGCCGGAAGATCATCATCGGGAATATGTATATCGGCGGCGCCTCCCTGGAAACGCACTGGAGTAACGCGTCCAATAACCAGGCAGCTTATGAGTACCGTAAGATAGGCGCCGACGGCATCCTCAGAAGAGAAACAGGCAAGAGCATTGCCGATGCCGTAGTAGAGGAGAACTGGGACTTTATCAGCTTCCAGGAGGTTAGCCAGCTCTCAGGTATCTATGACAATTTTGAAAAATCACTCCCGCTGCTGCTGGAATACGTAAAAGGACAGGCAACCAATCCGGATATCCGTTACCTCCTGCACCAGACCTGGGCCTATGCCAAAACTTCCAGCCATGAAGGTTTTGCCAACTACAACCGGGATCAGCTTATTATGTACAATGCCATTGTTGACGCTGTATGGCGGGCGGCCGACCTGGTGGATATTGACCTGGTAGTGCCAGCAGGTACCGCCATCCAGAATGGGCGTACCAGCGTGATAGGCGATAATTTCTGCAGGGACGGCTACCACCTGGACCTCAATATCGGCCGGTTCACCGCCGCCTGCACCTGGTATGAAAAACTGCTGGGACTGAATGTGCTGGAAAATACTTTCAAGCCTGCCACCCTCAGCGATTATGATGCGGAAATAGCCCGGCACGCGGCCCATGCAGCCATCCTGGCGCCCAAACAGATCACTGTGCTGGAAGACTACCGGAATGAAGCACCCAATAACCACCCCATGGACCACCCGCTGTACCTGGATTTTGGCCTGGTGCTGTCAGGCACACCATGGAATAATATCACCAGCGCCGGTTCAGGAAGAGTGACCAACCTGCTGGATGAAGCCGGTGTAAATACCGGTATCAACTTTGAGCTTACTGATAACTTCGACAGTGATAATGGTTCCGGTGTTGTCAACAATACCGTGGGTCTGCCCTCCGCCGTATCCAGTGACGCCTTCTGGGGCGCTGCTACCACCAATCCCACCGGTGGCTTCACCCTTAGCCGGCTGAACAGGAACCTGGCCTACAATTTCACGTTCTTCGGCTCCAGGGCCGATGTATCTGATAACAGGGAAACCTTCTATACCGTGAAAGGCGCCAGCACACAGACTGTTTACCTCAACTGCGCCGGCAACAGCAGCAAAACAGTGAGCGTTACCGGCATCCAGCCGGACGCTGATGGTATGATCCTCATCACCGTAGGCGCCGGTCCCAACAATAACAATGGCTCAAAATATTATTATATCAATTCACTGGTAGTGTCAAAGGCTGATTAA
- a CDS encoding glycoside hydrolase family 3 N-terminal domain-containing protein, with protein sequence MLKMILTRTRMALLCLLPAVAAAQEAQTEKRIAELVNRMTLEEKAGQMTQITVEGILKRTKGEITEPYEVDPEKLKEAISRYKVGSILNVGGNAQSLRSWQKRITDIQQVALKERLAIPVLYGIDAIHGNNYCAESVLYPQQISMAASFNNDLVKKIAEATAYETRACFIPWTFSPVLDLGRNPSWPRLWEGYGEDPYLAARLGIATIAGYEGNGPSLNKYQVASCLKHFVGYSAPLSGHDRTPAWIPDRELREYYLPPFKAAIAQGAKTIMINSAEINGIPVHINKKILTDLLKNELQFKGLLVSDWQDIKYLFQRHHVASDHSEAIAMAINAGIDMSMVPDDFSFTTALIALVKKGKIPMARINDAVTRILRVKFYAGLFTNPVGNPDDYPLFAGPEHEQLSYTAATESITLLKNDQDILPLSTGKKILVAGPAASSMRALNGGWSRNWQGDNSDETEKDRNTILEALQERFGNNLQYLEGCGFESTGDLSALAEKAKEADLILLCLGENSYTENFGNIHDLTLPAPQLELASAAARTGKPVILVLAEGRPRVISSIEPLVSAVLLAYLPGNEGGNAIADIITGSINPSGKLPYTYPRHPNSLLPYYHKYTEGADVDPHGFSPQWEFGHGLSYTRFSYSNLQLSSKTLTANGRLRVSVDISNTGQRTGKETVLLYTSDLVASITPEVKRLRGYQKIALQPGERQTVTFEISPEQLSFIDATLRSVTEPGAFRVSIGGLQDEFHYQ encoded by the coding sequence ATGCTAAAAATGATTTTGACCCGTACCCGTATGGCCCTGCTGTGCCTGCTGCCCGCCGTAGCAGCAGCACAGGAGGCGCAAACGGAAAAGCGGATCGCGGAACTCGTTAACCGGATGACCCTTGAAGAAAAAGCAGGACAGATGACCCAGATCACCGTGGAAGGCATCCTGAAAAGGACTAAGGGAGAGATCACTGAGCCCTACGAGGTAGACCCTGAAAAACTCAAAGAAGCCATCTCCCGGTACAAGGTGGGCTCTATTCTCAATGTAGGCGGCAATGCCCAGTCCCTGCGCTCCTGGCAAAAACGGATCACCGACATCCAGCAGGTTGCGCTGAAGGAACGGCTGGCCATTCCCGTACTCTACGGCATTGACGCTATTCATGGCAACAACTATTGCGCTGAGTCCGTCCTCTACCCGCAGCAGATAAGCATGGCCGCTTCCTTCAATAACGACCTGGTCAAAAAGATCGCCGAAGCAACGGCTTATGAAACAAGAGCCTGCTTTATCCCATGGACCTTTAGCCCCGTGCTGGACCTGGGACGTAACCCTTCCTGGCCAAGGCTGTGGGAAGGATATGGGGAAGATCCCTACCTGGCCGCCAGGCTGGGCATAGCTACTATTGCCGGGTACGAGGGCAACGGCCCATCACTGAACAAATACCAGGTGGCCAGCTGCCTCAAACATTTTGTCGGCTATAGCGCCCCGCTATCAGGACACGATCGCACCCCCGCCTGGATACCGGACCGGGAGCTGCGGGAATATTATCTCCCTCCTTTTAAAGCAGCCATCGCCCAGGGCGCCAAAACCATCATGATCAACAGTGCCGAGATCAACGGCATACCCGTGCATATCAACAAAAAGATACTGACCGACCTGCTGAAGAACGAACTGCAGTTCAAAGGCCTGCTGGTGTCCGACTGGCAGGATATCAAGTACCTGTTCCAGCGACACCATGTGGCCAGTGACCACAGCGAAGCCATTGCCATGGCCATCAATGCCGGCATTGATATGAGCATGGTGCCGGACGATTTTTCCTTCACCACAGCGCTGATTGCCCTGGTCAAAAAAGGGAAAATACCCATGGCCCGCATCAACGATGCCGTAACACGCATCCTGCGTGTTAAATTCTATGCCGGCCTGTTTACCAACCCCGTTGGCAACCCGGATGATTACCCGCTGTTTGCCGGTCCGGAACACGAGCAATTAAGCTACACTGCCGCCACTGAATCCATCACCCTGCTGAAAAATGACCAGGATATCCTGCCGCTCAGCACCGGTAAAAAGATACTGGTGGCAGGGCCTGCCGCCAGCTCCATGCGGGCCCTCAACGGCGGCTGGAGCCGAAACTGGCAGGGCGACAACAGTGATGAAACAGAAAAAGACAGGAACACTATCCTCGAAGCCCTGCAGGAGCGTTTTGGCAACAACCTGCAATACCTGGAAGGCTGCGGCTTTGAAAGCACCGGAGACCTGTCTGCCTTAGCTGAAAAGGCAAAAGAGGCAGATCTCATCCTGCTCTGCCTGGGGGAGAACAGCTACACGGAGAACTTCGGGAATATACATGACCTTACCCTGCCAGCTCCTCAGCTGGAACTGGCCAGCGCCGCCGCCCGTACAGGCAAACCGGTTATACTGGTATTGGCAGAAGGAAGGCCAAGAGTAATCTCCTCCATTGAACCCCTGGTATCCGCTGTATTGCTGGCCTACCTGCCTGGCAACGAAGGCGGCAACGCCATCGCAGATATTATCACCGGCAGCATCAATCCCAGCGGTAAGCTGCCCTATACCTACCCCCGGCACCCCAACAGCCTGCTCCCATATTACCATAAGTATACAGAAGGGGCCGATGTTGATCCGCATGGATTTTCACCCCAGTGGGAATTTGGTCATGGCCTCAGCTACACCCGTTTCTCCTACAGCAACCTGCAGCTGAGCAGCAAAACACTGACAGCAAACGGCAGGCTCAGGGTATCAGTGGATATCAGCAATACCGGCCAGCGCACCGGTAAGGAAACCGTTCTGCTGTATACAAGCGACCTGGTGGCTTCCATTACGCCGGAAGTAAAAAGGCTGCGCGGTTACCAGAAAATAGCCTTGCAACCGGGCGAGCGGCAGACGGTCACTTTTGAGATCAGCCCGGAGCAATTATCATTCATTGATGCTACCTTGCGGTCCGTAACCGAGCCAGGCGCCTTCAGGGTATCCATCGGCGGCCTGCAGGATGAATTTCATTATCAATAA
- a CDS encoding glycoside hydrolase family 65 protein yields MKRILLMALALCLGASTIAQKKNWEIIAKDIVPGKYAAVTVANGITGFVSSPHPFQWQRVIMNGVYDVYERDRVSHLLETLNPLGLQVKVDGELITRNDQVKDYQQVLHLKEGALTTSFTVGDKAIISYTIYSLRHLPYVSLLDIQVKALQKIKLEFRTAISMPGILNNRQQAKYELKPPHHSAIKMTSTTALSPTGAVQLAASSSFMAEGKAIPELQFGNNDQYTEFMQTLDAGKDLSVALLGAMISSRQNTDPLNQSQRMLAFAQLEGKQRLLDKHKAAWEKLWESDIELTGDDAMQLDIRQMIYHLYSFAREGSAYSIPPMGLSNLWYSGHIFWDSEIWMFPALLLLQPEMARSMLEYRFERLEAARKNAQVNGYKGAMFPWESAESGFEETPVYALSGPFEHHITADIGIAAWNFYCVTRDLTWLEEKGYPLLKETADFWLSRVEKNGDHYDINNVVAADEWAENVDNNAFTNAAAKANLRYAAEAARLLKKKPDQLWLEVAGKIKIESFPDGVVKEHSRYNGEKIKQADVNLLSYPLKEITDNRLSLLNLEYYYPRVGDGPAMSHSVFSVIYSRIGDPEKALTAFKEGLHPNALPPFGVIAETRGGTNPYFATGAGGLLQAFLNGFGGLDITRNGIVQLPTRLPRQWQSLRLKGIGIEKKEYLIINK; encoded by the coding sequence ATGAAAAGGATATTGCTGATGGCCCTCGCGCTTTGCCTGGGTGCATCCACCATCGCACAAAAAAAGAACTGGGAGATCATTGCCAAAGACATCGTTCCCGGAAAATATGCAGCTGTTACCGTAGCCAATGGCATTACAGGATTTGTATCTTCCCCCCACCCCTTCCAGTGGCAGCGGGTGATCATGAACGGGGTATATGATGTATATGAACGAGACAGGGTAAGCCATCTGCTGGAAACGCTCAATCCACTGGGCCTGCAGGTAAAGGTGGATGGCGAGCTGATCACCCGCAATGACCAGGTGAAAGACTATCAGCAGGTGCTGCACCTCAAAGAAGGAGCGCTCACCACCTCTTTTACAGTGGGGGACAAAGCCATTATCAGCTACACTATTTATTCGCTCCGGCACCTGCCCTATGTGAGCCTGCTGGACATACAGGTAAAGGCCCTGCAGAAAATAAAGCTGGAATTCAGGACAGCTATCAGTATGCCCGGCATCCTTAACAATCGCCAGCAGGCAAAATATGAATTGAAGCCACCGCATCATTCCGCCATCAAAATGACCAGCACCACGGCACTAAGTCCTACTGGCGCCGTTCAGCTGGCGGCCTCCAGCAGTTTTATGGCGGAAGGGAAAGCCATACCCGAACTGCAATTCGGCAACAATGACCAGTATACGGAATTTATGCAAACCCTTGATGCGGGAAAGGATCTTTCCGTGGCCCTGCTGGGCGCCATGATCAGCTCCAGGCAGAATACGGACCCACTGAATCAATCCCAGCGCATGCTTGCCTTCGCACAGCTGGAAGGCAAACAAAGATTACTGGACAAGCACAAGGCCGCCTGGGAAAAACTATGGGAGAGCGATATAGAGCTGACAGGCGACGACGCCATGCAGCTGGATATCCGGCAGATGATCTACCACCTGTATTCCTTTGCCCGGGAAGGAAGCGCCTATTCCATTCCACCTATGGGTCTCAGCAATCTCTGGTACAGTGGTCATATCTTCTGGGATTCGGAGATCTGGATGTTCCCTGCCCTTCTCCTGCTGCAGCCGGAGATGGCCCGATCCATGCTGGAATATCGTTTTGAACGACTGGAAGCTGCCAGAAAGAATGCACAGGTCAATGGCTATAAAGGCGCCATGTTTCCCTGGGAAAGTGCTGAAAGCGGTTTTGAGGAAACGCCTGTATATGCGCTCTCCGGTCCTTTTGAACACCATATCACTGCCGATATAGGGATTGCGGCCTGGAACTTTTATTGTGTTACCCGCGACCTTACCTGGCTGGAAGAGAAGGGCTATCCCCTCCTGAAGGAAACAGCCGATTTCTGGCTGAGCCGGGTAGAGAAGAACGGCGACCACTATGATATCAACAACGTTGTAGCCGCCGACGAGTGGGCAGAGAACGTGGACAATAACGCTTTCACCAATGCAGCGGCAAAAGCAAATCTGCGCTATGCCGCAGAAGCCGCCCGCCTGCTGAAAAAGAAACCGGATCAACTATGGCTGGAAGTAGCCGGTAAAATAAAGATTGAAAGCTTCCCCGACGGGGTAGTGAAAGAGCATAGCCGCTACAATGGAGAAAAGATCAAGCAGGCAGATGTGAACCTGCTCTCCTACCCGTTGAAAGAGATCACTGACAACCGCCTGTCCCTGCTCAACCTGGAATATTATTATCCCAGGGTAGGCGATGGTCCGGCCATGTCCCACTCCGTGTTTTCGGTGATCTATTCCCGGATCGGTGATCCTGAAAAAGCACTGACCGCTTTCAAGGAAGGGCTGCATCCCAATGCGCTGCCTCCTTTCGGCGTTATTGCTGAGACCAGGGGCGGCACCAATCCCTATTTTGCTACCGGCGCCGGTGGATTGCTCCAGGCTTTCCTCAATGGCTTTGGCGGACTGGACATCACCCGCAACGGGATTGTACAGTTGCCTACCAGGCTACCCCGGCAATGGCAATCGCTTCGCCTGAAAGGTATCGGCATAGAAAAGAAGGAATATCTTATCATAAATAAGTAA